One window of Bifidobacterium pseudocatenulatum DSM 20438 = JCM 1200 = LMG 10505 genomic DNA carries:
- a CDS encoding MATE family efflux transporter, whose product MQSSITWREFLRQTLTLALPIAFQQLMLALSSCADTLMLTNVGQNELSAVSLATQFQFIFSLCLAALTLGMSILVAQYWGAGNTNAVERVLAFIMLYAGGLSLVFFALTLLIPETLMSIMTNDATLITIGSQYLRVSSVSYLFIGLSQMYLCLMKNVGAAVTGMTVSTVGVIVHVALNAVLIYGWFGLPALGIFGAAISTVISRAIELVWSVLVASRNGRPRLRLSMMLHPDVALQKDFWKYSLPVLGNELVWGCGFTMYTVIMGHLGTDAVAANSIANIVKDLLVCLSLGLGNAGGILVGNLLGRNAFDQAKVMGDRLCVLVAAVGVGTGLLIIAARPLALQWAGLTPQATRYLSVMLFICAYYAACGCMANLTIAGIFPAGGDSRFGLVCDASVMWLVVVPVGLLAAFVWKLPVLAVYALLNTDECIKMIPALLHYRKYRWVNNVTRQTDSAVVSNA is encoded by the coding sequence ATGCAATCTTCCATCACTTGGCGCGAGTTTCTTCGACAGACGTTGACGCTCGCCCTGCCCATCGCGTTTCAACAACTGATGCTGGCGCTGTCATCGTGCGCCGACACTCTTATGCTGACGAACGTCGGTCAAAACGAGCTGTCGGCAGTGTCTCTTGCCACGCAGTTCCAGTTCATTTTCAGTTTGTGTCTTGCCGCGCTCACGCTTGGCATGAGCATTCTGGTGGCCCAGTATTGGGGTGCGGGCAATACGAATGCCGTCGAACGTGTCTTGGCGTTCATCATGCTGTATGCCGGCGGATTGTCGCTGGTGTTTTTCGCATTGACGCTACTCATTCCGGAAACGTTGATGTCGATTATGACGAACGATGCGACGCTGATTACCATCGGCTCACAGTATTTGCGGGTTTCGTCGGTTTCGTACCTGTTCATCGGTTTGTCGCAAATGTATTTGTGTCTGATGAAGAATGTGGGTGCGGCGGTTACCGGAATGACGGTAAGCACGGTTGGCGTGATCGTGCATGTTGCGCTGAACGCGGTGCTGATCTATGGTTGGTTCGGTTTACCCGCATTGGGTATTTTCGGCGCGGCGATTTCCACGGTGATTTCCCGAGCCATCGAACTGGTGTGGTCTGTGCTTGTAGCCAGCCGCAATGGCCGCCCACGTTTGCGGTTGTCGATGATGTTGCATCCGGATGTGGCGTTGCAGAAGGATTTTTGGAAGTATAGTCTGCCCGTGCTTGGCAATGAGCTGGTTTGGGGCTGCGGTTTCACCATGTACACCGTGATTATGGGTCATCTTGGTACGGATGCGGTGGCGGCCAATTCCATTGCGAATATCGTCAAGGATCTGTTGGTCTGTTTGAGTCTTGGCCTTGGCAATGCGGGCGGCATTCTTGTCGGTAATCTTCTTGGCCGCAATGCTTTCGATCAGGCGAAGGTTATGGGCGACAGGCTCTGTGTACTGGTGGCGGCAGTTGGCGTTGGAACCGGCCTGTTGATTATCGCGGCACGTCCTTTGGCGTTGCAGTGGGCGGGATTGACGCCGCAGGCCACGCGTTATCTGTCGGTTATGCTGTTTATCTGCGCCTATTATGCGGCATGCGGGTGCATGGCCAATCTGACTATCGCCGGTATTTTCCCTGCCGGAGGCGATTCCCGGTTCGGACTTGTCTGCGATGCGAGCGTTATGTGGCTTGTCGTCGTACCGGTCGGTCTGTTGGCGGCTTTCGTGTGGAAGTTGCCGGTATTGGCGGTCTATGCTTTGCTGAATACCGACGAATGCATCAAGATGATTCCTGCTTTGCTGCATTATCGAAAGTATCGTTGGGTCAACAATGTGACGAGACAGACCGATTCCGCCGTAGTATCAAACGCATGA
- a CDS encoding ABC transporter permease, with protein MNTCKAALRILKARKLYVIIYLVLIGTMMFSISWQIMRGSTAAGATTYEPESARIAVIDRDDDAEHVAQSLRSYLALDGEMVTIDDDSISLQQAVASNYVDLIAIVPQGFAERYLQYADNATATQPTIDTVVSYASGAGSLAQLKVNEFLSLTRTAYLGMPQAQRTLDAAMTTTLDAATADMKQSHIAVVSSDSEDDGTTPGSSAFAGTLKTGLYPLLLVMPVCTFLVVSTFNDNEIRRRLYSSPARLVSLEAQQMLTCGTFGLLVCAAYTAVTFLLMALAGVSFTGLNAVNVGLSFVSLMVYTLMAIACGFLLGSSGFNEMATNGFVNVFALLVMFTSGMAFPVDMMPDPMIIIGKLLPGWWLCSSIDHVFGLGTASSSGVDYGAWASSTGLVAMFAVAFICLGLALGRIRRARPTLASPATTQLAK; from the coding sequence ATGAACACTTGTAAAGCAGCACTGCGTATTCTCAAAGCGCGCAAATTGTATGTGATTATCTACTTGGTGCTGATCGGCACGATGATGTTTTCCATCAGCTGGCAGATCATGCGTGGCTCCACAGCTGCCGGAGCGACGACGTATGAGCCGGAATCCGCCCGTATTGCGGTAATCGACCGTGATGACGACGCCGAGCATGTGGCTCAATCGTTGCGTTCCTACCTCGCTTTGGACGGTGAGATGGTCACCATTGATGACGATTCCATATCGTTGCAGCAGGCTGTCGCATCGAATTATGTTGATTTGATTGCGATTGTGCCACAAGGTTTCGCCGAGCGTTATCTGCAGTATGCGGATAACGCCACGGCTACGCAACCGACCATAGATACCGTCGTCAGTTATGCTTCCGGAGCCGGATCGCTCGCACAGCTGAAAGTCAACGAGTTTCTTTCGCTGACGCGTACCGCCTATCTCGGCATGCCGCAGGCACAGCGCACGCTCGACGCCGCCATGACAACGACGTTGGATGCTGCCACCGCCGATATGAAACAGTCGCATATCGCCGTGGTGTCCTCGGACTCTGAAGACGACGGCACCACACCGGGCTCATCGGCATTCGCGGGCACGCTCAAAACCGGCTTGTATCCACTGTTGCTGGTCATGCCGGTATGCACGTTCCTCGTGGTCAGCACATTCAATGACAACGAAATCCGCCGCAGGCTCTACTCGTCCCCCGCGCGTCTGGTGTCGTTGGAAGCGCAGCAAATGCTGACATGCGGGACGTTCGGTCTGCTGGTATGTGCTGCGTATACCGCGGTGACATTCCTGTTGATGGCGCTGGCCGGAGTGTCCTTTACCGGCCTGAATGCCGTGAACGTAGGCTTGTCGTTCGTGTCGCTGATGGTCTACACGCTTATGGCGATCGCTTGCGGATTTCTGTTGGGGTCATCCGGTTTCAATGAAATGGCAACGAACGGTTTCGTCAATGTGTTCGCTCTGCTGGTCATGTTCACTTCCGGTATGGCGTTCCCCGTGGATATGATGCCAGATCCCATGATCATCATCGGAAAACTGCTGCCTGGATGGTGGCTCTGCTCATCGATAGACCACGTATTCGGACTGGGTACGGCCTCCTCGAGCGGCGTGGACTACGGCGCGTGGGCGTCATCAACCGGATTGGTGGCAATGTTCGCGGTAGCGTTCATCTGTCTGGGCTTGGCCTTGGGACGCATTCGGCGAGCCCGCCCGACGTTGGCCTCCCCCGCCACAACGCAGTTGGCCAAGTAG
- a CDS encoding AraC family transcriptional regulator, translating to MGLDVRDVQVGQNEQTEQPELAQDGRLPYEFMPVTNWGRKPNGAEMVQYDAPMFFSFTEHSLLHQYPNMRAECHWHIDFEFTHIIRGHMWYFVNGESIRLEEGQGIFVNSRQLHYGFTEDGTDCEFSCTLLNPSCMCMPNMVYERFVAPLMADERLPYMVCDPEDEHGSALLECMMRLHDAKFGQMPAAQTMHPATVDNMKLKDDTASLTVLSCFYTMVRELTAIAGEHGKNGSSKYDRKNPKIAILSKMIDYVQHNYVRQITLEEIASAGSVGRTKCAQIFHEMVDQTPIEFVNDVRMRAGAEMLDTTSMPVSDIAKKLGFSSSTFFTRTFKQYMHTTPTAYRRNMLK from the coding sequence ATGGGATTAGACGTTCGTGACGTGCAGGTCGGACAAAACGAACAAACGGAACAGCCTGAACTTGCGCAAGACGGTCGTCTTCCATATGAGTTCATGCCGGTCACCAACTGGGGACGCAAGCCCAACGGCGCGGAAATGGTGCAATATGATGCGCCGATGTTCTTCTCATTCACCGAACATTCGCTGCTGCATCAGTATCCGAACATGCGCGCGGAATGCCATTGGCATATCGATTTCGAATTCACCCACATCATCCGTGGACACATGTGGTATTTCGTGAACGGCGAAAGCATTCGTCTTGAAGAAGGCCAAGGCATTTTCGTGAATTCGCGCCAATTGCATTACGGTTTCACCGAGGACGGCACCGATTGCGAATTTTCCTGCACTCTGCTGAACCCTTCATGCATGTGCATGCCGAACATGGTTTATGAACGCTTTGTGGCTCCGTTGATGGCGGACGAACGGCTCCCGTACATGGTGTGTGATCCTGAAGATGAGCATGGATCCGCGTTGCTGGAATGCATGATGCGGCTGCATGATGCGAAATTCGGTCAGATGCCGGCTGCCCAGACCATGCATCCCGCCACCGTTGACAATATGAAATTAAAGGATGATACGGCATCGTTGACCGTGCTCAGCTGTTTTTATACGATGGTGCGTGAACTGACGGCCATAGCGGGCGAACATGGCAAGAATGGTTCTTCCAAATACGACAGGAAGAATCCGAAGATTGCTATTTTGAGCAAGATGATTGATTACGTGCAGCACAATTACGTTCGACAGATCACCCTGGAGGAGATTGCTTCAGCAGGGTCCGTCGGCCGTACGAAATGCGCGCAGATCTTCCATGAGATGGTCGATCAGACGCCGATTGAATTCGTCAATGACGTGCGTATGAGAGCTGGAGCGGAAATGCTGGACACCACATCGATGCCGGTTTCCGACATCGCCAAAAAACTTGGTTTCTCATCATCGACATTCTTCACGCGCACGTTCAAGCAGTACATGCATACGACGCCCACAGCCTACCGGAGGAATATGCTCAAGTAG
- a CDS encoding type 1 periplasmic-binding domain-containing protein: MTAIALSCAALSGCVPSNAAVGDTQSPNTAVAHSMEDRDSLSIAMIGSDDVTADSMAMDAMEAGKLKPVYITVSGTVDAQSTAQQGVRDMAQRKADLIIIAGIDANEANAENWNDALETARTAGVPVVLLNPIAVPKDNKLYAATMTVNDRMTDAIPLDDAAVAVANNDPHDREMLVTTITH, translated from the coding sequence ATGACTGCGATTGCGTTGTCTTGCGCGGCGCTATCTGGTTGCGTGCCGTCGAATGCCGCGGTGGGGGATACGCAATCTCCCAATACTGCGGTGGCGCACTCCATGGAGGATCGTGACAGCCTGTCCATCGCCATGATTGGATCGGATGATGTCACCGCCGATTCCATGGCAATGGATGCCATGGAAGCCGGTAAACTCAAGCCGGTGTACATTACCGTCTCGGGCACTGTGGACGCGCAATCCACCGCGCAGCAAGGCGTGCGTGACATGGCGCAACGCAAGGCCGACCTCATTATCATCGCAGGAATCGACGCGAACGAAGCCAATGCCGAAAACTGGAATGATGCTTTGGAAACCGCAAGAACAGCGGGCGTTCCAGTGGTGCTTCTCAATCCTATCGCCGTGCCGAAAGACAACAAACTGTATGCGGCTACCATGACGGTCAACGATCGTATGACCGACGCGATACCGCTCGACGATGCTGCTGTGGCCGTGGCCAATAATGATCCTCACGACCGGGAAATGCTGGTAACCACGATTACCCACTGA
- a CDS encoding HAD-IC family P-type ATPase — MSESRTMPLIEETGLTQGEVIALRESGLDNVVKASTSRSLIDIVRANVFTLFNGIIFAAMVMVLITGSWRDAVFGMIIIINTGIGICTELKAKRTLDKLSILVASDYLVHRDGKDVEIPHNDIVLGDFMWIRSGEQVPADAQIVHTWGLELDESMLTGESRTVRKGEGCDIFSGSTAISGMALVKVTAVGEHSYAAKLTARAKVYRKTVSDLNKGINTILKFMTFLVVPLCVLLIWSQVRTVGGWNVAISTGEWRSAVISAVAGVVGMIPEGLVLLTSLNFALAAIRLARKNTLVQELESVETLARVDCLNLDKTGTVTDGTIRLDSLELLGVRGPDDMRGTVNEHDVRQALFDLSNEGQPNGTGQAILSGLREQGFADGTVEARVPFSSARKWSSIYDGNAVWTMGAPEVILSQINGDHADILKQVNDLANDGNRVLLVARIYGAAPDDYETDPKLNPASCPVALVCCSEHIRADAEETLAWFREQGVRCRIISGDNPVTVGAIARKVHLTGEHEPRFMDARELPADITELAQVLENVDVLGRVLPDQKKAIVEALHAGEHVVAMTGDGVNDALAIKEADLGIAMGNAAPATKAVAQVVLVDSKFSHLPDVVARGRQVMANMERVASLFLVKTVYSALISLGVVLTQIPFPYLPRHITYVGGLTIGMPAFILALAPNTRRYIPGFLKRVLHFAVPCGVAVGLSILSTSWLLPIFMKWNVQDSGAQLAMLRGVNAIILLMMGVFVLARVAKPLHSWRGILVLAFAAIGFGGMLVKPVANFFALVVPTGQMLAATAVAMVLSALVFLVCLRLVPKIPSIVPYFKKTRQS; from the coding sequence ATGAGCGAAAGTCGAACAATGCCCCTCATCGAAGAGACGGGGCTGACACAAGGCGAAGTGATCGCCCTCAGGGAAAGCGGATTGGACAATGTGGTCAAGGCATCGACCTCACGTTCGCTTATCGATATCGTGCGAGCCAACGTGTTCACCTTGTTCAACGGCATCATCTTTGCGGCCATGGTTATGGTATTGATCACTGGATCGTGGAGAGACGCGGTGTTCGGCATGATCATCATCATCAATACCGGCATAGGCATCTGCACCGAATTGAAAGCCAAGCGTACTCTTGACAAACTGTCGATTCTGGTGGCTTCCGACTATCTTGTGCACCGCGACGGCAAAGACGTTGAAATACCGCACAACGATATCGTGCTCGGTGATTTCATGTGGATCCGTTCCGGCGAACAGGTGCCCGCGGACGCGCAGATCGTGCACACTTGGGGACTGGAGCTGGACGAATCCATGCTTACCGGCGAATCACGGACCGTACGCAAGGGCGAAGGCTGCGATATTTTCTCTGGATCCACCGCCATCTCCGGCATGGCGTTGGTGAAAGTCACCGCCGTAGGAGAGCACAGTTACGCGGCCAAACTTACCGCACGGGCGAAGGTTTACAGGAAAACCGTATCCGACCTAAACAAGGGCATCAACACGATTCTGAAATTCATGACCTTCCTGGTGGTGCCGCTCTGCGTACTGCTCATCTGGTCGCAGGTACGCACTGTTGGCGGCTGGAATGTGGCCATTTCGACCGGCGAATGGCGTTCCGCGGTCATTTCCGCAGTGGCCGGTGTGGTCGGTATGATCCCTGAAGGCCTGGTGCTGCTCACCTCGCTGAATTTCGCGCTCGCAGCCATTCGTTTGGCACGTAAGAACACGCTGGTGCAGGAGCTGGAATCCGTGGAGACTCTCGCTCGTGTGGATTGCCTGAACCTTGACAAAACCGGTACTGTCACCGACGGCACCATCCGACTCGATTCGTTGGAATTGCTGGGTGTTCGTGGCCCCGACGACATGCGAGGCACCGTGAACGAGCATGACGTCAGACAGGCTCTATTCGACCTATCGAACGAAGGACAGCCCAACGGTACAGGGCAAGCGATTCTGTCTGGACTACGGGAACAGGGATTTGCGGACGGCACTGTCGAGGCACGAGTACCGTTCTCGTCGGCGCGCAAGTGGAGTTCGATCTATGACGGCAATGCAGTGTGGACGATGGGTGCGCCGGAAGTCATTCTTTCCCAAATCAACGGCGACCATGCCGACATACTCAAACAAGTCAATGATCTCGCCAATGACGGCAACCGTGTGCTGCTGGTCGCGCGAATCTACGGTGCAGCGCCCGACGATTACGAAACCGATCCAAAACTCAATCCGGCATCGTGCCCTGTCGCATTGGTGTGCTGTTCCGAACATATTCGCGCCGACGCCGAAGAAACGCTTGCATGGTTCCGTGAACAAGGCGTGCGTTGCCGCATCATCTCTGGTGACAATCCCGTAACCGTCGGCGCGATCGCAAGAAAAGTGCATCTGACCGGCGAACATGAACCACGATTCATGGACGCGCGTGAGCTGCCCGCTGACATTACGGAGCTGGCGCAAGTACTGGAAAACGTGGATGTGCTTGGGCGTGTGCTGCCCGATCAGAAAAAGGCGATCGTGGAGGCATTGCATGCAGGTGAGCATGTGGTGGCGATGACCGGCGACGGCGTGAACGACGCGCTCGCCATCAAAGAGGCCGATCTGGGTATTGCGATGGGCAATGCTGCGCCCGCCACCAAGGCCGTGGCACAGGTGGTGCTTGTCGATTCGAAGTTCTCACATCTGCCCGATGTGGTGGCGCGAGGGCGTCAGGTTATGGCCAATATGGAACGTGTAGCAAGCCTATTCCTCGTGAAAACCGTGTATTCCGCACTGATTTCGTTGGGCGTGGTGCTGACGCAGATACCATTCCCGTATCTGCCTCGCCACATCACATATGTGGGCGGATTGACGATTGGCATGCCGGCATTCATTCTTGCGTTGGCTCCGAACACGCGTCGTTATATTCCAGGATTCCTGAAACGCGTGCTGCATTTTGCTGTGCCCTGCGGTGTGGCGGTCGGATTGTCGATTTTGTCCACGTCGTGGCTGCTGCCGATATTCATGAAGTGGAATGTGCAGGATTCGGGTGCGCAGTTGGCGATGCTGCGTGGCGTCAACGCGATTATTCTGCTCATGATGGGAGTGTTCGTGCTTGCGCGGGTGGCAAAGCCGTTGCATTCGTGGCGTGGCATATTGGTATTGGCCTTTGCCGCAATTGGATTCGGGGGCATGCTCGTAAAACCGGTGGCGAATTTCTTCGCGCTGGTGGTGCCGACCGGGCAGATGCTGGCTGCGACGGCGGTGGCAATGGTGCTTTCGGCACTCGTGTTCTTGGTGTGTTTGCGTTTGGTGCCGAAAATTCCGAGTATTGTCCCATACTTTAAGAAGACACGCCAGAGCTGA
- the acnA gene encoding aconitate hydratase AcnA, with protein sequence MSVRDDQLDTLKVDGKDYEYYRIADLPGIDHLPYSLKVLVENLVRNIDGVNITDDHVKALLDWDPAAQPSHEIQFTPSRVVMQDFTGVPCIVDLATMRDAVKDLGGDPEVINPQVQSDMVIDHSVQIDKYGIADAVEQNMDIEYQRNGERYQFLRWGQQAFKNFRVVPPGTGIIHQVNIEYLAKVIMTKVEENGGKTLAYLDSCVGTDSHTTTVNGLGVLGWGVGGIEAEAAMLGQPISMLVPRVVGFKLTGSIPEGVTATDVVLTITDMLRQHGVVGKFVEFYGDGIASVPLANRATIGNMGPEFGSTCGIFPIDGVTLDYLRLTGRSEEQIALVEAYAKANKLWGDTTDPNYVEPQYSEYLELDLGTVVPSIAGPKRPQDRIKLSESKAKFVETLLAYETDKTVQEPVAVSTDFRGDFDITNGDVAIASITSCTNTSNPSVMIAAGLIARNAHAKGLKPKPWVKTSLAPGSQVVADYLKAAGLQDDLDALGYQLVGFGCATCIGNSGPLLPEISEAINANDLTVTSVLSGNRNFEGRISPDVKMNYLASPPLVIAYALAGTMDFDFETQPLGEDPDGNDVYLKDIWPTNSEVAAVVDGTVSREMFLKDYASVFEGDRRWKGLDVPEGELFAWNEDSTYVRKQTFFDGMKATPDPVEDIHGARVLALLGDSVTTDHISPAGAFKASSPAGKYLTDRGVEPKNFNSYGSRRGNHEVMVRGTFGNIRLRNQLLASVGEEVTPGGFTYDFLDQKPTTIFEASRDYIEHDVPLVVLAGKEYGTGSSRDWAAKGTVMLGVKAVITESFERIHRSNLIGMGVLPLQFPAGESYESLGLDGTETYDIAGVEEFNNGIIPKTVHVTATHEDGSTTEFDAVVRIDTPGEADYYRNGGILQYVLRNLMK encoded by the coding sequence ATGTCTGTGCGCGACGACCAGCTCGACACCCTGAAGGTGGACGGCAAGGATTATGAATATTACCGCATCGCAGATCTGCCGGGCATCGATCATCTGCCGTATTCGTTGAAGGTTCTCGTCGAGAATCTGGTACGTAACATCGATGGCGTCAACATCACGGATGATCATGTCAAGGCACTGTTGGATTGGGATCCGGCTGCACAGCCGAGTCATGAGATCCAGTTCACCCCGTCCCGTGTGGTCATGCAGGATTTCACCGGCGTGCCCTGCATTGTGGATCTTGCCACCATGCGTGATGCGGTCAAGGATCTTGGGGGAGATCCTGAGGTCATCAACCCGCAGGTGCAGTCCGACATGGTCATCGACCATTCCGTACAGATCGACAAGTACGGCATCGCCGACGCGGTCGAACAAAACATGGATATCGAATACCAGCGCAACGGCGAACGTTACCAGTTCCTGCGTTGGGGTCAGCAGGCATTCAAGAACTTCCGCGTGGTACCGCCGGGAACGGGCATCATCCACCAGGTCAATATCGAATATCTCGCCAAGGTCATCATGACCAAGGTCGAAGAAAACGGTGGCAAGACTCTTGCCTATCTTGATTCCTGCGTGGGCACCGACTCGCACACCACCACCGTCAATGGCTTGGGCGTGCTCGGTTGGGGCGTTGGCGGCATTGAAGCCGAAGCGGCCATGCTTGGACAGCCGATCTCCATGCTGGTGCCGCGTGTTGTCGGTTTCAAGCTTACCGGTTCCATTCCTGAAGGCGTCACCGCCACCGACGTGGTGCTGACCATCACTGACATGCTTCGTCAGCATGGTGTGGTCGGCAAATTCGTGGAATTCTACGGTGATGGCATCGCCTCGGTGCCGCTGGCCAATCGTGCCACCATCGGCAACATGGGTCCGGAATTCGGCTCCACCTGTGGCATTTTCCCGATCGACGGCGTCACTCTCGACTATCTGCGCTTGACTGGCCGTTCCGAAGAACAGATCGCATTGGTCGAAGCGTATGCCAAGGCGAACAAGCTGTGGGGCGACACCACCGATCCGAACTACGTCGAACCGCAGTATTCCGAATACCTGGAACTCGACCTCGGTACTGTCGTGCCGTCGATCGCTGGCCCGAAGCGCCCGCAGGATCGCATCAAACTGTCTGAATCCAAAGCGAAATTCGTCGAAACCTTGCTCGCGTACGAAACGGACAAGACCGTGCAGGAGCCGGTTGCTGTTTCCACCGACTTCCGCGGTGACTTCGACATCACGAACGGTGATGTGGCGATCGCATCCATCACCTCGTGCACGAATACGTCCAATCCGTCCGTGATGATCGCAGCCGGTTTGATTGCACGCAACGCGCATGCCAAGGGTTTGAAGCCCAAGCCGTGGGTCAAGACCTCGCTCGCACCGGGTTCCCAGGTTGTGGCCGACTATCTTAAGGCGGCTGGCTTGCAGGACGATCTCGACGCGCTCGGTTACCAGCTGGTCGGTTTCGGCTGCGCCACCTGCATCGGCAACTCCGGCCCGTTGCTGCCGGAAATCTCCGAAGCCATCAACGCCAACGATCTGACCGTCACCTCAGTGCTGTCGGGCAACCGCAACTTCGAAGGCCGCATCAGCCCGGACGTCAAGATGAACTACCTGGCATCTCCGCCGCTCGTCATCGCCTATGCGCTCGCTGGCACCATGGATTTCGATTTTGAAACTCAGCCGCTTGGCGAGGATCCGGACGGCAATGATGTGTATCTGAAGGATATCTGGCCCACCAATAGCGAGGTTGCCGCCGTGGTGGACGGTACCGTCAGCCGTGAGATGTTCCTGAAGGATTACGCTTCCGTATTCGAAGGCGACCGTCGTTGGAAAGGACTTGACGTTCCAGAAGGCGAACTGTTCGCATGGAATGAGGATTCCACCTACGTGCGTAAGCAGACGTTCTTCGATGGCATGAAGGCCACACCGGATCCCGTCGAAGACATTCATGGCGCCCGCGTGCTCGCACTGCTCGGTGATTCCGTGACCACCGACCATATTTCTCCAGCCGGCGCGTTCAAGGCATCCAGTCCTGCTGGCAAGTACCTGACCGACCGTGGCGTCGAACCGAAGAACTTCAACTCCTATGGTTCCCGTCGAGGCAATCATGAGGTCATGGTACGTGGCACGTTCGGCAATATCCGACTGCGCAACCAGTTGCTCGCGTCCGTGGGGGAAGAGGTCACTCCGGGCGGTTTCACCTACGATTTCCTTGACCAGAAGCCGACCACGATCTTCGAAGCATCCCGCGACTACATCGAACATGATGTTCCGCTGGTGGTGCTCGCAGGCAAAGAATACGGCACCGGTTCCTCCCGCGACTGGGCTGCCAAGGGAACCGTCATGCTCGGCGTCAAAGCCGTCATCACCGAAAGCTTCGAACGTATCCATCGTTCGAACCTGATCGGCATGGGTGTGCTGCCGCTGCAGTTCCCCGCAGGCGAGTCCTATGAGAGCCTCGGCCTTGATGGCACCGAAACGTACGATATCGCCGGCGTTGAAGAATTCAACAATGGCATTATTCCGAAGACGGTGCATGTCACTGCCACCCACGAAGACGGTTCCACAACCGAATTCGACGCGGTCGTACGCATCGACACCCCAGGCGAGGCCGACTACTACCGCAACGGAGGCATCCTTCAGTATGTGCTGCGCAATCTCATGAAATAA
- a CDS encoding sugar O-acetyltransferase translates to MVDPTNHPARDEWERMLSGELYVADSPQQQEANMRKRRLVQAINTSEYDAFKERDELFHELFGAFGEGGFVEPPFNCDYGCNTFIGKNFYANMDCIFLDVARITIGDRVFFGPRVGLYTPYHPIDATVRSSGPEGARPITIGNDVWFGGNVVVGPGVTIGDDVVIGAGSVVVKDIPSHSVAVGNPCHVIREITDADCEYWEGKAAEYHAWKDSIQ, encoded by the coding sequence ATGGTGGACCCCACCAATCATCCGGCACGCGACGAATGGGAGCGTATGCTCTCCGGCGAACTGTATGTGGCCGATAGTCCGCAACAGCAGGAAGCGAATATGCGCAAGCGTCGCCTGGTGCAGGCCATCAACACGTCCGAATATGACGCGTTCAAAGAACGTGACGAACTGTTTCACGAACTGTTCGGCGCATTTGGAGAGGGTGGATTCGTGGAACCCCCATTCAACTGCGATTATGGATGCAACACGTTCATCGGCAAGAATTTCTATGCCAACATGGATTGCATTTTCCTTGACGTGGCACGCATCACCATCGGCGACCGCGTGTTCTTCGGCCCCCGAGTGGGCCTGTACACGCCGTATCATCCGATCGATGCGACGGTGCGTTCCTCCGGCCCTGAAGGCGCTCGTCCGATCACCATTGGCAACGATGTCTGGTTCGGCGGCAATGTGGTGGTCGGCCCTGGCGTCACCATCGGCGATGATGTGGTGATCGGTGCCGGATCAGTGGTGGTCAAGGACATTCCTTCGCATTCGGTGGCAGTCGGCAATCCATGCCATGTGATCCGTGAGATCACCGACGCCGACTGCGAATATTGGGAAGGCAAGGCAGCGGAATATCACGCTTGGAAGGATTCGATTCAGTAA